TCCGACCCAGGCGCGCGATCACTCGTGATGCGGGAAGGCTTCCCCGTGGTGTGCCCCACGTTCAGCGCCAGTCGCCTCCCCGCCGCAGGGTCAAGCATACACGCCGACCACGCGCGCGGGGGGGCTCCTCGTTCAGGCGGGCGTCAGAGGGAGGAGCCCGGGCCTCCCGGACCCACGTTCGCCTGAGTCTCGGGGCCCCTGCCGTCCATCCCGAGCACGCTCCGCAGTTCGCCGAGCGCCGTCCGCTCCCCCTCGCTGACCTGCTCGCCGCCGATGCCGAGGAAGCCGCCCTCCTTGGCCGCCTCCGCCGTGCGCTGGGCCACGGTCCACAGCAGGCGGCGGTAGGCGGCGGCGTCCTCGGGACTGGCCTTGCTGCTCACGAGCCACACGACCTGGCGCACCCCCTCGATACTGCGGGCGCGGGCTTCCTCCATGTTGCGGGCGCGCTCCTCCTGGGGCTGGCCGCGGGGGTCGGGCGGGGTGCCCATCAGGTCGGCGGCCATCGCCTCCAGCAGCGGCGTGCGCCCGGCGCCGCTGACCTCCTCGCGGATCGCCCCGGCGATGGCCTGCGCCTCCGCCACCAGGCCGGTCACGCCGCTGGGGCTCGCCGCGACGACCGCCGCCCCCGCGCGGCCCGGCCCGGTCATGACCTTGAACCACTCGTCCGGGGTGAAGTTGTCCTTGACGCTCATGGGGCCACCTTAAGCCCCGAGGGGCAAGCGCGGCCTTGCGGGAGCCTTTAGCGGGGGCGATAGCCGACGGTTGCGGGGCCGGGGGCGCCCCTATGGTGGGGCCATGCACGACATCCGCGTCCGTTCGTGGCTGGAGCTGTACGACGTGCTGCACTCGGAGGCCTGGAACCCAAGCCTACGGCGCTTTCGCTCGCCCTTCGTCTTTCGGGGACAGGCGCTGGACGCCAAGCTGACGACCACCCTGCAACGGCTGGAGGGCGAGACGCGCGACATCGAGCGCCACCTCATCCGCAACTTCCGCAAGTACGCCTACCGCTCAGGGGTAGACCGCGACCTCTCGTGGTACTGGCTCGCCCTCGGGCAGCACCACGGCCTGCCCACCCGGCTGCTCGACTGGACCTCCTCGCCGATGGTGGCCCTGCACTTCGCCACCGCCGAGGAGGAGCTGTACGGCCAAGACGGGGTGATCTGGATGGTCAACTTCGTGGAGACGAACCGGGAGTTGCCCCTGCCCCTGCGGCGGCTCCTCGACCGCGAAGGCGGGCAGGTCTTCACGGTGGACATGCTCGCCTCGTACTCGCGGCGCCACCAGCAGGCCGAGCAGGGCCCCGTGACGACCTTCGACATGGGCTGGCTCGAAGACCTCGAACAGGAGGCCGAGCAGCCCTTCCTGCTCTTCTTGGAGCCCCCCTCCCTCGACGAGCGCATCGTGCAGCAGTCGGCCCTCTTCGCGCTGCTCTCCAACCCCGACACGGCGCTCGACGACTGGCTCGTGGAGCACCCTGCCACCTACCGCAAGGTCATCATCCCCGCCGAGCTGAAGTGGGAGGTCCGCGACAAGCTCGACCAGTCGAACATCAACGAGCGCACCCTCTTCCCCGACCTCGGGGGCCTGAGCCGCTCGCTGCGGCGCTACTACCGCCTGCGCAAGGACGCGCCCGCCGTGCCCTACAGCGACCTCTCGGGCCGCCCCGAGCAGGACACCCCGGTCCAGCGGTAGGCCGGCGGTAGGAGGGTGCCGGGGTGGGGCGACTCGACGATCTGGTGGCGCTGGTGTGCGGCGGGGACGATCACCCGCTCGCCCCGGCCCTGCGCGGGTGGGCTGAGACTTCGCGCCCGTGGCTCGCCTTCGCCGAGGCGCACGCGGCCAAAATCCGCAAGAGGGCGCGGCTGGCCTCCTCGGTGGGCGAGCTTCACGACCTGATCGCCGAACTCGCCGTCGCGGCCCTGTTCGCGCGCGACCGCCGCTTTTCCGTGGTGTACGAGCCCCACCGCGCGTCCGGGGGGCGGGGCCCGGACCTCGGGGTCACCTTCCGGACGCACACCCTCTTCCACGTCGAGGTGGCCCGGCTGCGGCCCTCCGGCGGGGACGACCGGACGGCCCTGCGGCTGGCGCGCGTGGTGGGGGACAAGATCGGGCAGCTTCCCCCCGGCGCGGCGAACCTGCTCGCCGTCGCCCTGCCGCCGGACACGGCGGGGGACGACCTCATCCCGGCGGCGCTGCGGATGCTGGGTCGCCCGACCGGGCTGGGGGCGGACCCGGCCTCAGCGGGCGTGCCCCCCGAGGACGCGCGGGCCTACGCGCGGGGACGTTCTCGGCTGAGCGCCGCCCTGCTCTGTTCGCTGACCCCGACCGGGCGGCCCGTGGAGGTGAGGCTGTGGCTCAACCCGCAGGTGCGGCACCCGCTTCACCCCGAGGTCGCCCGCTTCCTCGTTCAGGCACCGGCCCAGGGGTGAGTCTCGCTGATCAGTAGGTGTAGAAGTCCCTCAGGCCGGTCGCCTCGCTGTACTGGGTCTGCACCTCGCGCACGCGGGCGTGGGGCGGGCCGCGGCGCAGCCAGTGAAGCAGGCGTTCGAGGTCGGCGGGGGGCCCCTCGGCGACGACCTCGACCCTGCCGTCGAGGAGGTTCTCGGCGCTCCCGCAAAGCCCCAGGTCGCGGGCGTGGCGCTGGACGTAGCGGCGGTAGCCGACGCCCTGGACAGTTCCGGTGACGAGAGCGGTCAGACGCATGGGGGGTATGGTACGGGGCCAGCGGGGGGGAGAGGGTGCGTTTCTGACCGTCCGGTGAGGTTTTTACCGGGAGGCTCACCCGGGGGGGGGTAAACTGCGGGGATGCCCGTCCGCGCCGCCCTCTTCCCCCTTCATGTTTGCCCGCACCCATCAGCCGCCCGCACCCCCCGGGCGGCGGGGCACCCGTGACGGACACCCCGACCCCCGAGCGGAGTGCGCCCGCCCCCGCCCCACGTCGGCGGGCCAGGCGGCGCTGGCCGTGGGTGCTGCTCGCGCTCGCCGCGCTGGTGGGGCTCGCCGCGTGGCTCTCTCCCCGGCTGCTCGGTCAGTGGGCGCTGGAGCAACTGTCGGGCGACACGACCCAGGTGACTGCCGGAGGCTTGGGCGGACCCCTGTGGGCCCCCAGCCTGCGTGACGTGACCGTGCGGCTGCCGGGCCTGAACGGGGTTGCGGGTCAGGCGGACGTGGGCGTGGCGGGCGTGGACCTCAGGAACAAGACGGTGCGGCTGAACGTGGCCGTCTCGGACGCAACCGTGAACCTGCGGCTGAAAGACCTCCTCTCGGGCCAGGGGGGCGGCCAGCAGGAGGAAG
The Deinococcus planocerae genome window above contains:
- a CDS encoding FRG domain-containing protein, whose amino-acid sequence is MHDIRVRSWLELYDVLHSEAWNPSLRRFRSPFVFRGQALDAKLTTTLQRLEGETRDIERHLIRNFRKYAYRSGVDRDLSWYWLALGQHHGLPTRLLDWTSSPMVALHFATAEEELYGQDGVIWMVNFVETNRELPLPLRRLLDREGGQVFTVDMLASYSRRHQQAEQGPVTTFDMGWLEDLEQEAEQPFLLFLEPPSLDERIVQQSALFALLSNPDTALDDWLVEHPATYRKVIIPAELKWEVRDKLDQSNINERTLFPDLGGLSRSLRRYYRLRKDAPAVPYSDLSGRPEQDTPVQR
- a CDS encoding acylphosphatase, producing the protein MRLTALVTGTVQGVGYRRYVQRHARDLGLCGSAENLLDGRVEVVAEGPPADLERLLHWLRRGPPHARVREVQTQYSEATGLRDFYTY